AGCCCCTTCCCTCATTCCCCGGTATTGCACCATCGGCAATTGCAAAACTGAGTGTACGAATATGGTCGGCAATCACTCGCATCGCAATGCCGTCGGGATGATCAAGTTCTTGCCGGTAACCCTTTCCGCTGAGCTTCTCGGTATGGGCAATAATGCTGCGGAAGATGTCGATATCATAATTACTGCCAACGCCCTGCAGGAGTGCAGCTATGCGTTCGAGTCCCATTCCGGTATCAACGTGTTTTGAAGGAAGTTCTTCCAACGTCCCGTCAGCCTTGCGGTTATACTGAATGAACACGTTGTTCCAGATTTCGATCACACGGGCATCACCGGCATTAACCAGCGGACCGCCACTGCAGTCCGGCGTATAGTCATAGTGGATCTCGGTACAGGGGCCACACGGACCGGTGTCACCCATTTCCCAGAAATTATCCTTCTCATCGAATCTGTGGATGTGCGACTCCGGAAGAAATTTTTTCCATATCTCATAGCTCTCGTCATCAGTACGATACACGGTGGCATGCAATCGTGTTTTGTCAAGCCCCCATACCGTGGTTAGCAGCTCAAAGCTCCACTCAATTGCCTCTTCTTTAAAATAGTCTCCAAAGCTCCAGTTCCCCAACATTTCAAAGAACGTATGGTGATAGGTATCGCGTCCAACCTCCTCAAGGTCATTATGTTTACCACTTACACGGATACACTTCTGGGTATCAGCAGCCCTGGTATATGGTCTGGAGCCTGTCCCAAGAAACACATCCTTAAACTGATTCATTCCGGCGTTGGTAAACAGGAGCGTGGCATCACCGTGGGGAATCACGGGCGCCGATGGCACGATGGTATGTCCGCGTTGTGCGAAAAACTCCAGGAACGATGAGCGTATCTCTGAACAGGTCATAGTTGGCATTCAGAACAGAATTGGTAATGTCGGAACGATGAAGTACAAAAAACGTTGGTACAAAAGTACGAGCCACCGCCACCCTGCCCTCCGACACCAAACTGTTTTCCTCCGTAAGTTGCATGTATGAGTAGAGTAAGGGCGGTTGTGCCTGTCCTGTTTGTATTCGGAGCGGTACTAAGTTTTACCTGGTCCACGGTAAAGGCCGATGAATATCGGGTTCTGATAGCTGCTTCATCCGACTTCGACGACAGAATCGGCGTCAGCATCGAGCTGCCTGAACTAACGTCGGACACCAGCGTGTTTGTATTCCCGGTCACCGTCCCTGGCACCTACGAAGAGCACTTGTGGTGGCGCCTTGTACACAATTTTAGAGCATTCGACGCTTCCGGAAGCCCCCTCCCAACCTCACGTTCTGCCGACTCGCAGTTTGTGATTCCCCGGCAAACCGTCAGAGTGTCGTATCGGCTTGATGATTCGTTCGACGATCTGGATTCACGGGTAAACATTTTTCAACCGGCTGGAACAAGCTTTCAGGGCGATACAGTTTTTGTCCTTAACCACGGTGGCGTGGTGGGATATGTAGATGGCAAACAAACCAGGCCATACACCGTTAGAGTTGAGCGCTCACCCGAGATCGCAACATTTACGGCCCTACAGGTTCTGGAAAGGGGCTATGATTTTGATGTCTATACCGCTCCCACCTACGATGCCCTGGTGGATGGTCCGGCATTACTGTGCAGGGCAGACACCGCCACTTATCAGAGCGGTGGTGCACAGATTTTAGTTGCCGTATGTGGTACCCCAAACGGTAAGCCACTAGCACCAGCATTTGCAAAGGGGTTCAAACGAGCCACCGATGCCGTCGCCGATTTCCTGCCGTCAATGCCGGTAAACAGATACACTTTTTTAGTATATCTGTGGGATAAGGACACAGTGAACGTTAAACGCACAAAGTATTCGGTTGGTGCTCTGGAACATAACACTTCCAGCATGTACTTCCTGTTTTACTCCACTCACCCGAAAGGCTATGAAGAGATCGCTGCACATGAGTTTTTACACATTCTTGTCCCCTTACATCTACACAGCAAGGAGATCGGTCGTTTTAACTTCCGGTTTCCGGCAATGAGCAAGCACTTGTGGCTGTACGAAGGTGTGACCGAGTATTTTGCCAATCAGGCAGGGCTGCGTGGCAGAACATCTACCGAAAAAGATTTTCTTCAGGCAATCCAGCGGGGCGCCCGCAGCGCTGCCTTTGTTCCGGACACGTTTTCTCTGACGTCATTTTCGAAAAATGTGCTTCTTCACGATAATCAGAAAATTTACCCGGTGATTTATCAGATAGGTCCTGCGAATGCCTTGCTACTCGACATCCTGCTGCGCTCTGAAACAAACGAGAAAATGGGTGTTCTGGAGCTTGTGTACGGACTGATGGGCAAGTATGGGAAAGCTGCTCCGTTTGATGATGACTCGCTCTTTGCCGATATCGGAACACTCACAACACCCACCGTGCAGTCATACCTTGAAACCTACGTTGGTGGTGCACATTCACTTCCGTTTGCACAGTACCTGCCACTGATTGGATGGGAATTTGCTGACTCCACACAAGACTCTGCCCTTGGCTTCGGGATACACATTGACCGCGATGCTTCCGTAGCAGATACTATTTATCTGATTGCCGACAGTACCAATGTGTTTGGATTTAAGACCGGCGATATCCTAATGAAGGTTAATGGCAGAACGATCAATGAGGCTTCGCTGTGGAACGCACGGAGACTCTGGCGGGCTACAACTACAGATCCACTGACGGTAACTGTTCAACGTGACGGACATGTTATCGAAAAAACAGCAAAACCTACAAACCGGCTGGTTATGCAATACAACGTTATCAAGGAGTCAGCCTCGCCAACAGAGTCTCAGCTGAAGTTTCGCAAGTTGGTTCTGTACGGGATTCGCGAATAACAGATGCACCAATTCCTGCTCTCATGCACTCCGCCGGTTTTGTAGCCCGGTATCATCGGAGAAATGGTGATGCTCACTACAAATGGTCGTTCACGTATTCAGATTAAGCCATAGTCATAGCAGCAATTGGCAGCTAACCACCCCATGCTTTGCACAGGAGATCCGTAATCCGGTCATTCGCAGCCACATGGTCTGACGCTACCGCACACTCCGGAAATTATTGTACCGGCATAGCTGGTATTTTGGTAACTACCATCACAGTGCAGTGTGATAAAGTTGGGTATGTTGCGTAACCATTACAGCATGGACCTGCCAGTCCGACGATTTTTCTTAATGATTACGTACGAGGTTCGATATGAATTACTACTTCACCAAGGTCACCAATTACACCATGACTGAAGCACGCGAAAAAGTCACCGAGGCTCTGAAGACAGAAGGCTTTGGAGTACTGACGGAAATCGATGTTCAGCAAACGCTGAAGAATAAACTCGACGTTGACTTCCGTCCATACCTCATCCTGGGTGCCTGCAATCCATCCTTTGCGTACCAGGCACTCACCGCAGAACCAAACATTGGCGCAATGTTGCCATGCAATGTGATTCTTCAGCAAACTACAGACGGTGGCACTGAAATTTCAGCAGTCGATCCGGTGGCATCAATGAAGGGTGTTGACAACAGTACGCTGGGCTCAATAGCAACAGAGGTACAGCAAAAACTGCAGCGCGTTATCGATAGAGTGTAAGGGGCTCGGCCACACGCAGCAACATCTACATTAAAAACAGGCTGTTGAGTTCCTGATAAGTTACGTCTGCTGATAACAGTATCCCGGGGTCCGAATGATGCCGCAGTTCCGATGCAAGGCGCCTAAGGTAGCTCAACACTGCCATGTGCGGACGTGACCCGGTACTCACCCGATTGATCCCGATTCGTTGCAGCTCAGCAAAATCCAGAGATGCAGTAATTAGAATGTTTATGGGATGAGATATGTGTTGTCGGAGCTGTTCAACAACAGTTATATCGGGTACAAACGGTATAAAAATGCAGTCAGCACCCGCTTCAGCATACGCGGATGCCCGTTCAACAGCAATTGCAACTCTGTCCTGAACACTAACAGAGAGGACCATGGCATCGGTGCGGGCATTAATCACAATCGGGACACCCAGCTCGGTACCGATAGCACGAACCTGTGCAATAAGATTGCTGTGTTGTGAAATAGAATTAAGGTTTTCAGTATGGTTATATCCATCCTCTAGATTAATACCAACGATACCATTGCGAATAAGCGCAGTAATAAAGCCGGCAAATGCAGCAGGATCATTCCGATAATATCCTCCCTCGATATCAGCGGTGACCGGCACGTTGGTAACCGCTGCAATGCGACTGACTGCATCAAGCATCACCTCGGCCGGGATGTGCTCTCCATCGGCATACCCGCGCGCCCATGCCACCCCCGCACTTGTGGTAGCCACAGCAGGAAACCCGGCATGTTCAAAGAGTCGTGCAGAAACACAGTCCCACGCATTCGGAAGCAACAGCGTTTCCCCTGAGTAGTGCATGCCACGAAACTTCTCAGCCCTGGCGGCAAAATCGGCATAATCAGCGTTCACTACCATAACGTGCTTTTTAGTAAATATGACTGTATGGGTTGGAATCGAACACTGGCTTTAAAACATTGCCTGGATAACATTGTCAGCTGTAACGGCATGAAGGTAACGCTCAAGATTAATGCTGTTTAAAACAGATCGCAGTTCATCTTCGGCGTGGCGTACACCTGTAAGCAAGTGCTCCAAATCTTCCACGCCAAGTTCCGAGAAGAAGTCACCGTAAATCTTAGCCCCTTTTATGATGCCGTCGTGTACATCCAGATTCATCTCAAGCAAACCTCCTGCTGTTCGAATAGCTTTCTTGAAATTGTACTTTGGTGACTTTCCGTAGTTCCATTCGTACGTGGCGTACTTCTCATCTCTAAGTTTCTTTATTTTTTCCTTGTCTTCATCGGTAAACTCGTACAGTCTTGCACCCGGATATGTTTCCAGGACGTATTTCATGATTTTCCGGGTGAACTCCTCAATGCTTATCGGCGAGGGAAGATGATCGGAAATGTTGGTAATACGCTTGGGAACTGATTTTACTGCTTTGTCAACATACTTTACAGGATTAATGCGAAGTGCCTCGGTAACGCTCCGTATCTCGGAAGCGAACAGCAAACAACCATGGTGCAGTATTTTACTCCGATAAATATGGGCTGCATTCCCTGCAATTTTCTGTCCGTCAATCATTATGTCGTTCTTACCCTCGAAACGGGCATCAGCGCCAAGCTGCCGGATAACATCAATAATCGGTCGGGTAAACTTCCGAAAGTCAGCAAGGTTAGTATCTGTTCCAGCCTGTGTAAACGAAAAGTTCAGATTACCCAGGTCGTGGTAAACGGCACCACCGCCCGATAGTCTGCGCACAACTGCAATGTTATGTTCCTTAACGTAGTCGTAGTTGATTTCAGCAAGCGTATTCTGGTAATGCCCAACGATAATGGCATTATCATTACGCCAGAGCATAAAACAGTCTTCGTTCAGGTGTTTCAGGATATACTCATCGGTGGCAACGTTAAAGTAAGGGTCTGTTGACTCATGGTAAATGCACAGCATTACAGTTCTTTCACCTTTATCACCCGCACTTTCCATACATCCGGTCCTTTTTCAAGGTATTCCCACCGGAACGGCTCCTTGCTTTCTGCTTCCATCTGATAGTAAAGGGGCTTGGGATCATGATCGTTGATAAAATCAAATGCCTCACCTGTTTTAATATCTGCAAAGGCTTTGTAGAACATTTCATGTCGTTCCGTTGGCGGGTACGGCCGAATATCAAACTCATTTACGACCGAATATCCTGTATCACCCATTCCGCTCTTTGATTTCTTGGTGATATGGACAACATATTCATTGGGCTCTTTTTTCTTGTAAATCCATGAATGCTCACCTTCGAACTTCATGATAAAGATGCCGTGAATATCTACAGGATCTTCTGGTGAAATCAGCTCCATGGTTGTATCTTGTTCCATCATGCCATAGCGGTGAAACACGATCTGACGCCAGTCGCTCTTGTCTGCCTTCCGAAGATCAAGTAACGTAGAGATGCCAACGAATTCTCGGCTCTGTGAATCTTCTGTCCGTGTCACCTGTACCTTCCATTCCCTACCACCACGGTTTAGATATTCCCATCCTACAACATCACCGTAAATCGATCGGAATTCATAGTAAAGCGGCTTGGGGTCGTGATCATTAATAAAAACAAAACTCTCGCCGGCAGGTAAATCGTTAAACAGTTTAATGAGAAGCTCATGTCGCTTTATCGGCACAAGGGTGCGAACGTCTAATTCGCCATCACTATTACGAATTTCTTCCATAATACTACATTTATTTAATTGGTGAAACAATATCTACTGAATTGTGTGTACAAACTTAACGTGTGGAAGCCGGGAAAGACGGTTTCATGTATTCCGTAAGTTTGGAGCGTTACGAGCCAGTTGCTTCTGGCATCAGCACACCATACACAACAAAGGCACAGCATGATTCTTCAGCCCGACTCTTCGAATCTCAGTGACTATCTGACGGAAATCCCGGGTATTATTGAGTTTAGCACTCCCGGTGTTCAGGCAACAATACACACGATTACGCAGAAGGCTTCAACCGATTACGACAGAGCCCGACTGGCGTTTGAATATGCTCGTGACGAGATTCGACATTCGTTCGATACCAAGAGCAGCAGAATAACAATTAGCGCCGAGGATGCAATTATCCATCGTGACGGGATATGTTTTGCAAAGTCGCATGTTTTGGCAAGCGTCCTTCGCGGTATGGGGATTCCCGCCGGTTTTTGTTATCAGAGAGTACTCCGAAAAGGAACCGTTGAATCGGGCCATGCCCTGCATGGGCTCAACGCCATGTACCTACCCGAAACCGGTTGGTTCAGGGTTGACCCGCGGGGTAATAAGCCTGGCGTTAATTCACAGTTCTCAACTGAAACTGAGCAGCTTGCCTACCCTATCCGGCCAGAGTATGGTGAGGTAGATTATCCACAAATTTTCGCACGGCCGCTTCAGTCAGTCATCGAAGCGATGCGGGATTCTGCTAACTGCGACGAGTTGTTTTTTAACCGGCCTGACCACGTTTAACCTACAGAAAGCATTAGCAGAAACACCGATTCGGTGTGACCTTTCGGGGCCGTGAGGACTTCTGACCGGAGTGCCATCATTTGGCGTTTTGCAGCATTGGGGTACCGTCTATCGCAAGTGAAATCAGCCATTCTTTCCAGAGCCTGCACACATAATGCCGCCCGTGCCGTATGAGTTTCCGACTCAGCACCGGTTTGCATTGCTATCGGTACACTTCGGAGTGCTCTCACGTCTACACAGAACTCACGTTATGATCTGACTCTCTCCATTCAGTTTCGTTCCCCAGTATGCTGATGGAAGCGGAGATATCAATTTCAACAACCGGTGCATCCAGAACGGGTTTCGCATTGGGTTAAGCACTTGTGCTACGAACACCATTGTTTTCCAACTATCTTCACGCATGATGATTTCTACGTTCCGGGTTAGAGTTATCTAAAACTCATTACCATTTCGAAAACGGTATTACCTGCTTTTGTCCGTCCGGTTGTTCAATCATAACAAAATATAAACCCGGTGCAAGGTGTGAAACAACAATACCTGTACTGCCAGACGTCGTCTGCCGAAGCTGCTCTACACCAAGTGCATTTATAATACGGTACGGTGTGCCGCTGGCAACTGACGGGATATAACACACGTTGCTACACGGATTGGGATAACCCGCAAGTTGCCTAGAATGTGCTTCGTCCACCGACGAAACTCCAATAATCACGGTTTGGCAGATTTTGGCAGTATCGCAACTGTTGTAGGCTGTTAAACAGACTGTGTACTCGCCGGCTGACGGAAAGATGTGTGCAACACTAGCAGCAGTATCGGTTGTTCCATCACCAAAATCCCACACATAGCCAGAGGCATGCCTTGACAAATTGGTAAAGTGTACTGTATCTGTCGAGGTCTTACCACTGTCACCAATAAAGTCTGCACGCAATACCTTATCATAACGGTAGGCTGCCGATAAACTATCTGCAACTACTTCCTGGACGGCGTTGCGAATTGCAACGGCCTGTTCGGGCAAAACCGGCGTAGTAATCTCAAGATTCATAACATCATCTTTGAAGAAGACGCTGTAAAACGAGTAAGCAGAGGCAAGGGTACCGGCCATACTTGGATGACTATTGTCAGGCTGGTAGAGTTCGATTTCAGGATTGGTAGTGCGCAGCCGACGCCATACCGGGCCTACCGGACATAGCACGCCGCCGGTTCGCTCGGCAGCCATGGTATAGCGTAGTGTTAGCAGACTGTCCATGCCCTCGTACGTAGCCAGCGGTGGAAAGAAACCTGCGTTAACAGGATCTCCAAACTTGCGTCACCAGGTTACATAGAAAACCGTCTTAGCACATGGTGAATACGCATGAATCAGGCTGTCCATTGTTATCACGTGCGGAAAAAACTCCTGTTCCACCTGTCCGTCAGGGAATGACGGAATCTGACTTTGTTCCTGCAGAACCACGAAATCCCAATTCCCTTCCTGCAGTAGCTGTAGCGTTACCGGGTTTGTTGTATGCTGCCACAGAGTTGTTCCGCCAGGAATACTTGCCTGATATTCAATATCGTTACCAGCTGATTGTGTAACCTGTTTTACAACCTCAGGCAGGTTGTTCACGGCAGTATAGCTGTTACCGATAAACAGTACGCGAATGGTTTTTGCGGAGGTTTGCAGAACAGCAATTACAAACGCCAAGAGAATGATCGGTAAAGGCGCATAAATCATGAGCTTCTTCATACCACAAAAATACGAATATGCTCCTGGCAGAGGGAGGATACGGATAACCTTTGGGAGTGCTTAATCAGACAGCGGTACGTGCATAAGCTACGGCATTATCATGACCCGGGTGACGAGATGCTCATTGTTGGTGACTTCTACCAGGTAATACACGCCGGAGGCCGCAAACGGTACCCGAAACTCTGTGTTAGTATTTCCGTTGCGCGCAGTCGCGGCTACAGCTTCGCCGTTCGCAGTGTATAATGTTGCGTTAATTGTAGATGGATGTAGATCCACCGGCTGACTGTGCCGAAGCACGACGCCACGCACCTCGTTTACCGGAAGCGGACGTTCGGCGACCGACGTGTTGGTACCATCAAGTCGAAGCCAATACATTGCATAAGAACATCCGATAAACATGCTTACAGAATCCATCGGAATGATAGCACCGATGCTTCCCGAAGGGGGAGCACCATCAGAGCACCGTGAGACGGTGTGCCATTGCGTCTCTGACTTGGAACGCATTCTCAGGATTCTGCCGAGCGAGTAAAACAGATAATTATCTGTTGCCGTAAATAGGTCAAAATACCTCGTAGTGGTCCATGGATCCGTTAGATCAATTTCAGGCCAAACGTTTTCTTCAGTTACAGTTTCGGTTTCCAAATCATAGGTTGCTACACGTAGCTCACCTGAGTTTAGATAGATATAGCGTTTGGTTACGGCCCAAATACCCATTTGGTAAAATGGTTTTAAGTTCTCGAATGAAAACGGGATGGGCCGTATGTTCCAGGTGGTCAGTGGTAACGAATTTGAAATGATCCAGGAATGTTTCACCTTACCGCTGGTGTCAAACTCCCAAACAGGTACGTACAGTGAATCATTGTACACCAACGGGGTGTTAATTGAAAATCGCTGTGCCAGTTTTGGGAGCTCAATTCGAGTACAGGTTCCGTCCGGTTGCAGGTCAAACAACATTCCCTTCTGTATCTCCTGTCCAACCGTATCATTATTCCGGCAAAACATCACAAGCTGTCGCCCCTGCTCGTCACCCACCGCCGATTCCATTAGGCGTGGGAGCGACGGAGAAAACGTAAACGTCGCGCCTCCGTCGGTGGACATTGCTACACGGTCCGGTATTCCTTTGTTCTCCCGCAGGCCCATACACAGATAAATCCTGTCGGTTGCCACGTGCCACCACTTGATTCGCTGGGGTGTGACCAGCTCGCCAGTGGTGGTCCAGGACAAGCCCCGGTCAGTGCTGTTTTGAATGACAGTTAAACGGTGTTCACCATACACGTCCGGGTCAGTGTCCGTGAATATAAGCCTGTGTAGTTGATTGTTCTGCCACTGATATGCGCCTGCAACGGCTTCACTCCCGCTTTTCTGCAAATTGCTCGTTTTTTCAGTAAACATTAAATTTTGTTGGAAAAACATGGTATCAACACTCGGAGTCAGGTCGGGTGCAAGCCATGAAATTCTGATCGAACCCGGTTCATCCCAGCCCGGTTCTACAACATACACTGAGCCATCCGGTCTGGGCAGGATGGCATTGGCAAACTGAAACCGCGCAGGAAGATCTATCGGGGTTTCAGGCAGCTCATACTGTTTCCAGTAGTTACCGGAATTGGTTGACACGTAGATGCCGTAGCGCGGCAACAACCCTAATCTCGTTGGCATACTCCCCACAGCCATCAGTTTGTTGTGATAATAGATAATGCTATTGATTGGGTCATACTTCACGCCCGGTATTCCCTCCTCGGTATAATACGTCCAGCTTAGTACGGTTCGATGAGCCATTGTCCGTCCGTTGTCATCCGACGTCCACAACCGCGTGGCAGTCCCACCGAACACCAGCGTTGTATCATCCACCCGGCAGATTGCAGTAATTCGGTTAGCAGTGTCAGACTGCAGAGTCTCCCAGTTGGTGCCGCCGTCCTGACTTTGAACGATTACACCCTTCGTGCCTGCAACAGTGATTACCGGGCCGTTGACATCAAGACAGGTAAACTGTCTGTCCTGCCGCTGCAGAGTAATGTTCAGCTTCCCTGTCAGCTCATCGTAAATAAACACATCTCCACTGTACGAAATCCCATAAACCGTGCCACCAATAGCCTGCAAATCCGATATCCATGCACCAACATTGCCTACTTCGTCCCAAGTCTCACCTCTGTTTCCGGACGACAGTATCTCGCCGTAGGCTGTCCCGAGATACCACATCCCATTAGCTGAAGTAAACGAGGTCAGAGCACGGCATTGTAACACAGATTGCTTCACAAAGGTGCGCTCTTCCACATTCCAACAAATCAGCGTACCACTGCCGGCTACAATAATGTACTCATTGTCCGACACCGGCTTGGTCTGATACCAGTCACCGGTAAAGCCGAAGCCGCTCAAGCGTTCCAGAACTTGTGCCGACACCGCCGTTGTAACTGCAACAGCGCAGATGCAATACACGGCACACGCGCATAGCTGTTTCATACAGGTACCTTTCAGGGTTTCATATTAGTCAATTGGGATACGTTATCGTTAGTTACCACCACTGATTACACCAGATAACATTGCAGTTCGGGTCAATGGGATACGTCCAGCAGCTGATGGGATCGGAGATAAATTCACCTGCCAACACGATCACTTCTCCAGCTTCGCCTTTACACACGTTCACCAGTCTCATGCAGCAGCCCGCCTCCTTACAGATCTCCATCACCACCTGTACATTTGTGGATCCTAATGGTTTTTGAGCCTCGTACCACGACCATGGCTTGGTTGGATCGTATTCAATCCCAACATACCCCGGATCCGATGAAACCGATACAAAATTCGTTGAGTACGTCCAGTACACCATTGCCTTCCTACACGGTGACGCAACGCCGGAACGATACGTTCTAACGTTTGGACATGTAGGAATTTGCTTTGGAGGTACTTTCGTTTCCGATTCTATAGCCAGCAGTTTATTAAATTCCCGCTGTATTGCATCAATCAAGTTCCCGTAGGAATAGCTCTGGAAGAGCTGTTCTCTTGTCATACATCCCGGAGGACTAAAATCATCCATCCACCAAAGATCCCCAAGCTCAAAATCATTACAACGCTTACTACCGAACACCTTCACCTTGACGCTGCACGGTGGCATCGCTGAAACCGGTACATAGAACTCCTTCTGATAAGCTCGAAATACAGGATATGGCAACACTGAATCTTCACACTCAGGGTCGGCCGGGGGCCATGCACAGATTGGATCAACTACCGTATTTGGGTCATCAGCCACTGCTGCAACATGAAGAGCAGGTATCATAACCAGCATTAGAATGATTCGGGCCGCTACCGTCGGCCACTTCCGGAATACACGACTCTCAGAGAGAGAGAGAGAGAGAGAGAGAGTTCATCACACGTCCTTCCCAATAATGGACAAACTGATTTGGGCCATTATACGACATTATTCCCAGTTTTCCAAGTGCCCCTACATCTCCTCATTAACGGTCCATCCGCCTGCGGGTTGCAGCAGTAAAAACAAAATCACAAGGATTCCAATACATGCCATCGCAATATACACTGTTTGTGTTGCCCCATAGAAAGTGAGTTGGAGGTATTCATGTATAGCGTTAGACGTACCCGGATGCAGCATTACATCAAGCAATAAGTTTAGGTTTGTTGGCAACTGCGACTGCAACGTACGAGGTGCCCGGTGTAGTTCCTGCTGCAACGAGATATTAAAGATGCCGCCAAGGACGGCGGCACCAATACTTTGACCTATATATCGAGAAAAGATATGGACGCCAGTGACTACACCGCGCTGCTGCCATGCAACAACTGATTGCACACCAACAATTGTTGGCGTTGACAATAACCCAAAACCAACGCCCAACATAACCTGGTCCAACACAACCCAGTACACCGGCGAGTTAAAGGGTATCAGAACAAAGCCAACTGATGCTGCAAAAACTATCGATGCGCCAATAAGGGCGGTGCTGCGAAAACCTATTCGCAGATACAGCCTGCCTGAGTACGACGATGCAACCGGCCACCCGATACTCATGCTTGCAAGGATAAAACCTGCCGCCAAAGCCCCCTGCCCCATTACTGATTGAGCATATACAGGCAAATACATGTTTGGTCCAAGCATCATTGCCCCCATGCAGACAATCGCGAGGTTAGCACCAAGTAACACGCGGTTCTTCCAAATCCAGCCCGGAAGAATTGGCTCGGGACTTCGTTGCTCGGTTCTGACGGTAATGATAATGAGACCTACCGATATCATAACCATGATTAACGTCTGATACGATGCAACGGCCCATATTTGTCCCGTTTGCATTAGAGTGAATATCACCGAGACACCGGAGAGCGTCATAATCGCAATTCCGCGGCCGTTGATGTAGTGCTCACGAGATTCAACATGTTCATTGAAAAACACGATCAACAAAATCAATGCTGTGATGCCAATTGGAACGTTGATATAAAAGATCCAGCGCCAAATACCGTACTGAGCAAATAACCCTCCAATGGCAGGACCCGCAATCGCGGCAATACCCCACACACTCGACAACCAGCCCTGAATTGTAGCACGCTCCTGAACGGTGTAGATGTCGCCGGCAATCGTGTTAACCGTTGCCAGAATCGAACCGGCACCAAGCCCCTGAAGGTCCCTGAATGCAATCAGCGACATCATGTTCCATGATGCACCCGAAGCAACCGATCCAACAAGAAATACGAATGTCCCCCACAGTAATACCGGTTTC
This is a stretch of genomic DNA from Ignavibacteria bacterium. It encodes these proteins:
- a CDS encoding DUF302 domain-containing protein, which produces MNYYFTKVTNYTMTEAREKVTEALKTEGFGVLTEIDVQQTLKNKLDVDFRPYLILGACNPSFAYQALTAEPNIGAMLPCNVILQQTTDGGTEISAVDPVASMKGVDNSTLGSIATEVQQKLQRVIDRV
- a CDS encoding isocitrate lyase/phosphoenolpyruvate mutase family protein — its product is MVVNADYADFAARAEKFRGMHYSGETLLLPNAWDCVSARLFEHAGFPAVATTSAGVAWARGYADGEHIPAEVMLDAVSRIAAVTNVPVTADIEGGYYRNDPAAFAGFITALIRNGIVGINLEDGYNHTENLNSISQHSNLIAQVRAIGTELGVPIVINARTDAMVLSVSVQDRVAIAVERASAYAEAGADCIFIPFVPDITVVEQLRQHISHPINILITASLDFAELQRIGINRVSTGSRPHMAVLSYLRRLASELRHHSDPGILLSADVTYQELNSLFLM
- a CDS encoding lipoate--protein ligase; its protein translation is MLCIYHESTDPYFNVATDEYILKHLNEDCFMLWRNDNAIIVGHYQNTLAEINYDYVKEHNIAVVRRLSGGGAVYHDLGNLNFSFTQAGTDTNLADFRKFTRPIIDVIRQLGADARFEGKNDIMIDGQKIAGNAAHIYRSKILHHGCLLFASEIRSVTEALRINPVKYVDKAVKSVPKRITNISDHLPSPISIEEFTRKIMKYVLETYPGARLYEFTDEDKEKIKKLRDEKYATYEWNYGKSPKYNFKKAIRTAGGLLEMNLDVHDGIIKGAKIYGDFFSELGVEDLEHLLTGVRHAEDELRSVLNSINLERYLHAVTADNVIQAMF
- a CDS encoding DUF2249 domain-containing protein, encoding MEEIRNSDGELDVRTLVPIKRHELLIKLFNDLPAGESFVFINDHDPKPLYYEFRSIYGDVVGWEYLNRGGREWKVQVTRTEDSQSREFVGISTLLDLRKADKSDWRQIVFHRYGMMEQDTTMELISPEDPVDIHGIFIMKFEGEHSWIYKKKEPNEYVVHITKKSKSGMGDTGYSVVNEFDIRPYPPTERHEMFYKAFADIKTGEAFDFINDHDPKPLYYQMEAESKEPFRWEYLEKGPDVWKVRVIKVKEL
- a CDS encoding transglutaminase domain-containing protein, whose protein sequence is MILQPDSSNLSDYLTEIPGIIEFSTPGVQATIHTITQKASTDYDRARLAFEYARDEIRHSFDTKSSRITISAEDAIIHRDGICFAKSHVLASVLRGMGIPAGFCYQRVLRKGTVESGHALHGLNAMYLPETGWFRVDPRGNKPGVNSQFSTETEQLAYPIRPEYGEVDYPQIFARPLQSVIEAMRDSANCDELFFNRPDHV
- a CDS encoding PKD domain-containing protein; amino-acid sequence: MDSLLTLRYTMAAERTGGVLCPVGPVWRRLRTTNPEIELYQPDNSHPSMAGTLASAYSFYSVFFKDDVMNLEITTPVLPEQAVAIRNAVQEVVADSLSAAYRYDKVLRADFIGDSGKTSTDTVHFTNLSRHASGYVWDFGDGTTDTAASVAHIFPSAGEYTVCLTAYNSCDTAKICQTVIIGVSSVDEAHSRQLAGYPNPCSNVCYIPSVASGTPYRIINALGVEQLRQTTSGSTGIVVSHLAPGLYFVMIEQPDGQKQVIPFSKW
- a CDS encoding exo-alpha-sialidase, translated to MKQLCACAVYCICAVAVTTAVSAQVLERLSGFGFTGDWYQTKPVSDNEYIIVAGSGTLICWNVEERTFVKQSVLQCRALTSFTSANGMWYLGTAYGEILSSGNRGETWDEVGNVGAWISDLQAIGGTVYGISYSGDVFIYDELTGKLNITLQRQDRQFTCLDVNGPVITVAGTKGVIVQSQDGGTNWETLQSDTANRITAICRVDDTTLVFGGTATRLWTSDDNGRTMAHRTVLSWTYYTEEGIPGVKYDPINSIIYYHNKLMAVGSMPTRLGLLPRYGIYVSTNSGNYWKQYELPETPIDLPARFQFANAILPRPDGSVYVVEPGWDEPGSIRISWLAPDLTPSVDTMFFQQNLMFTEKTSNLQKSGSEAVAGAYQWQNNQLHRLIFTDTDPDVYGEHRLTVIQNSTDRGLSWTTTGELVTPQRIKWWHVATDRIYLCMGLRENKGIPDRVAMSTDGGATFTFSPSLPRLMESAVGDEQGRQLVMFCRNNDTVGQEIQKGMLFDLQPDGTCTRIELPKLAQRFSINTPLVYNDSLYVPVWEFDTSGKVKHSWIISNSLPLTTWNIRPIPFSFENLKPFYQMGIWAVTKRYIYLNSGELRVATYDLETETVTEENVWPEIDLTDPWTTTRYFDLFTATDNYLFYSLGRILRMRSKSETQWHTVSRCSDGAPPSGSIGAIIPMDSVSMFIGCSYAMYWLRLDGTNTSVAERPLPVNEVRGVVLRHSQPVDLHPSTINATLYTANGEAVAATARNGNTNTEFRVPFAASGVYYLVEVTNNEHLVTRVMIMP